The Streptomyces sp. NBC_01244 genome contains a region encoding:
- a CDS encoding FHA domain-containing protein has translation MQIRLTVLGSGSRSGHQTSTATASGGGTGGGGTPASCDVLVTAPVGTALSAVASGLAATVGGPDTGGTVVLYAGTERLDPSRCALGEPPLVDGAVLSLNVPGPDVRTDGTAAATALGDGPQLHVVAGPDAGGVHLLHPGAIRIGRSADADVPLDDPDVSRLHCTVTVLPDGRVAVADLGSTNGTTLDGAVVGAERVALAPGALLRVGESTLRLAVGPAPAPLPLTPDLEGHLSVPLPGPHPDAPPGHPDSVRAGATPGSAAQSHPGGGASGEARTGATPGSPAGSHQGGGASSGAWTGAAPDTATGSHPGGGARAAAAYPGAGSRGAQGQIPHPAPSRNGGSAPDPVRPGHGAAGAPGAHRDGGAGTVPAARGTEHHTGGGRGDASGSASPDPWPYGETGRDGDAAGSLRAGRIARPAAGSGTAGAGHPSLPDRPAAGQYGGAPHEGGAAGQYGGPAHPAAAPGRYTEPAHPGAAPGRHAAAEHPGSHPGGHAGAARDGGAAGQYGAGASGQHAGAPDPYAGAAHAGGAPGPYGHAGAGSSPRTGVEHHGAEGWEESEPARAAEGGAEPRRGARRGIGAWARKWVRGAEAAEVEVVAEAEAAVTVRPGSDDPATLLLTALGPAPRLWAGPPGLDVTLGAGSEVALRETGALGIAGPRARLTGVARSVIARLAALHAPGQRLEIVLIATDRARPLAERRRDWGWLGWLPHVRPAHGQDCRLLLAYDRDQAAARTGELTRRLDDGPLGTHWAAAGPDAVREASYAYRGPYTLLVLDGDPGPGALRDITSRLASHGPAAGIHVLALAEAPAATPASPVAETYEAACAAAPAFRDCRTAALLSGDVATTVRTFAVAGGRPAASGGTATADAVSAAWAERFARALAPLKADSPVIEGGYRPAVANLPQTSRLLDELGLARATPASLMARWAASTDQGQRVGGLAEIVLGTGRRGPVGAELVTDGPHVLIEGPAGSGRTELLRSVAASLSAAARPDRLGLVLLDGAGGERGDGLLPCTELPHVSAHLIASDPLRMREFAQALGAELKRRAELLDGVPFSEWHAVREVSDRMVSPRQPTPGELRGDLEPQRSGTLRLRASATRTDPAAGPSPLPRLVVLVDDFDALVAPGLGSTGRPAAGSVVRALEAVAREGARLGVHLAATSARPDRTADTELARLTTLRVELDAPDQPGPGRGVLRYADGRTVPFQGGRVTGRIPRTATLRPTVVPVEWERMGDPPARRPVRELGNGPTDLALLASALDRASHLVSAVPVLFPPAP, from the coding sequence ATGCAGATCCGGCTGACCGTCCTTGGGTCGGGGTCGCGCAGCGGCCACCAGACCTCCACCGCGACCGCCTCCGGCGGGGGTACCGGCGGAGGAGGCACGCCGGCGAGCTGTGACGTACTCGTCACCGCGCCCGTCGGCACCGCGCTGTCCGCGGTGGCCTCCGGGCTCGCGGCGACCGTCGGCGGACCCGACACCGGTGGCACGGTGGTGCTGTACGCCGGTACGGAGCGCCTGGACCCTTCGCGGTGCGCGCTCGGCGAGCCGCCGCTCGTGGACGGGGCGGTGCTGTCGCTGAACGTGCCCGGCCCCGACGTCCGGACGGACGGGACCGCGGCCGCGACCGCCCTCGGCGACGGGCCGCAGCTGCACGTCGTGGCCGGCCCGGACGCCGGCGGGGTGCACCTGCTGCACCCGGGGGCGATCCGGATCGGGCGCTCCGCCGACGCGGACGTCCCGCTGGACGATCCCGACGTATCGCGCCTGCACTGCACCGTGACGGTGCTGCCCGACGGGCGGGTGGCGGTGGCCGACCTCGGGTCGACGAACGGTACGACGCTCGACGGCGCGGTGGTCGGCGCGGAGCGGGTGGCGCTCGCGCCGGGGGCGCTGCTGCGGGTCGGAGAATCCACCCTCCGCCTGGCCGTGGGCCCGGCCCCCGCTCCCCTCCCCCTCACCCCTGACCTGGAGGGCCACCTCTCCGTCCCCCTCCCGGGACCCCACCCCGACGCGCCCCCCGGCCACCCCGATTCCGTCCGCGCGGGCGCCACGCCGGGCTCGGCGGCGCAATCACACCCCGGCGGCGGGGCCTCCGGCGAAGCCCGGACCGGCGCTACGCCCGGCAGCCCGGCGGGGTCACACCAAGGCGGCGGCGCTTCCAGCGGAGCGTGGACCGGCGCTGCGCCGGACACCGCCACGGGGTCACACCCCGGCGGCGGCGCCCGGGCCGCAGCGGCGTACCCCGGCGCGGGGAGCCGGGGGGCACAGGGGCAGATCCCGCACCCCGCCCCTTCCCGGAACGGGGGCTCCGCCCCCGACCCCGTCAGGCCCGGGCACGGCGCCGCGGGCGCGCCCGGGGCTCACCGGGACGGCGGCGCCGGAACGGTCCCCGCCGCCCGGGGCACCGAGCACCACACCGGAGGCGGCCGCGGCGACGCGTCCGGCTCCGCTTCCCCGGACCCCTGGCCCTACGGGGAGACCGGCCGGGACGGCGACGCCGCCGGCTCCCTCCGCGCGGGCCGGATCGCCAGGCCCGCCGCCGGGTCCGGCACCGCGGGCGCCGGACACCCTTCGCTTCCCGACCGGCCCGCCGCCGGACAGTACGGCGGAGCACCCCACGAGGGCGGAGCCGCCGGGCAGTACGGCGGACCGGCACACCCGGCCGCAGCCCCGGGCCGGTACACGGAACCCGCCCACCCCGGGGCGGCCCCCGGCCGGCACGCCGCGGCAGAACACCCCGGCAGCCACCCCGGCGGGCACGCCGGAGCAGCACGAGACGGCGGAGCCGCCGGACAGTACGGCGCGGGCGCCTCCGGGCAGCACGCCGGGGCGCCCGACCCGTACGCCGGAGCCGCACACGCGGGTGGTGCCCCCGGCCCCTACGGCCACGCCGGGGCGGGGTCGTCGCCGCGGACCGGGGTCGAGCATCACGGCGCGGAGGGCTGGGAGGAGTCCGAGCCGGCCCGCGCGGCCGAGGGCGGGGCCGAGCCCCGCCGTGGGGCACGTCGCGGGATCGGGGCCTGGGCGCGGAAATGGGTGCGCGGGGCGGAGGCCGCCGAGGTGGAGGTGGTCGCCGAGGCCGAGGCCGCCGTCACGGTGCGGCCCGGCTCCGACGATCCCGCGACCCTGCTGCTCACCGCCCTCGGGCCGGCCCCGCGACTGTGGGCCGGGCCTCCCGGGCTCGATGTCACGCTCGGCGCGGGCAGCGAGGTCGCGCTCCGCGAGACCGGCGCGCTCGGCATCGCCGGACCCCGGGCCCGGCTGACCGGTGTGGCCCGCTCCGTCATCGCGCGGCTCGCGGCCCTGCACGCCCCCGGCCAGCGCCTGGAGATCGTGCTGATCGCCACCGACCGGGCCCGTCCGCTCGCCGAACGCCGCCGCGACTGGGGCTGGCTCGGCTGGCTGCCCCACGTACGCCCCGCGCACGGGCAGGACTGCCGGCTGCTGCTCGCGTACGACCGCGATCAGGCGGCCGCCCGCACCGGGGAGCTGACCCGGCGGCTCGACGACGGCCCCCTCGGCACCCATTGGGCCGCCGCCGGACCGGACGCGGTGCGCGAGGCCTCGTACGCCTACCGGGGTCCGTACACCCTCCTGGTCCTCGACGGGGACCCCGGTCCCGGGGCGCTGCGGGACATCACCAGCCGGCTGGCCTCGCACGGCCCGGCCGCCGGGATCCACGTGCTGGCCCTGGCCGAGGCGCCGGCCGCGACGCCCGCCTCACCGGTCGCCGAGACCTACGAGGCGGCCTGCGCGGCCGCCCCCGCCTTCCGGGACTGCCGGACCGCGGCCCTGCTCAGCGGTGATGTGGCCACGACCGTACGGACCTTCGCGGTCGCGGGCGGCAGACCGGCCGCCTCCGGCGGGACGGCCACGGCGGACGCCGTATCGGCGGCCTGGGCGGAGCGGTTCGCCCGCGCCCTGGCCCCGCTGAAGGCCGACTCCCCCGTCATCGAGGGCGGTTACCGGCCGGCCGTCGCCAACCTGCCCCAGACCTCCCGGCTGCTGGACGAGTTGGGGCTGGCCCGGGCCACCCCGGCGTCCCTGATGGCCCGTTGGGCCGCCTCCACCGACCAGGGGCAGCGCGTCGGCGGGCTCGCGGAGATAGTCCTCGGCACCGGCCGGCGCGGGCCGGTGGGCGCCGAACTGGTCACCGACGGGCCGCACGTGCTGATCGAGGGGCCCGCCGGAAGCGGCCGTACGGAACTGCTGCGTTCCGTGGCCGCCTCCCTGTCGGCCGCCGCCCGGCCCGACCGGCTCGGCCTGGTCCTGCTCGACGGGGCCGGCGGCGAGCGCGGCGACGGCCTGCTGCCCTGTACGGAGCTGCCCCACGTCTCGGCGCACCTGATCGCCTCGGACCCGCTGCGGATGCGGGAGTTCGCGCAGGCGCTCGGTGCGGAGCTCAAGCGGCGGGCCGAGCTCCTGGACGGGGTGCCGTTCTCCGAGTGGCACGCCGTGCGCGAGGTCTCCGACCGGATGGTCTCGCCCCGCCAGCCCACCCCCGGGGAGCTGCGCGGCGATCTCGAACCCCAGCGCTCCGGCACCCTGCGGCTGCGCGCCTCGGCCACCCGTACCGATCCGGCGGCCGGGCCCAGCCCGCTGCCCCGCCTCGTCGTGCTCGTGGACGACTTCGACGCGCTGGTCGCGCCGGGCCTGGGCAGCACGGGCCGGCCCGCCGCCGGTTCGGTGGTCCGCGCGCTGGAGGCGGTGGCCCGCGAGGGAGCCCGCCTCGGGGTGCACCTGGCGGCCACCAGCGCCCGCCCGGACCGGACGGCCGACACCGAGCTGGCCCGGCTCACGACCCTGCGCGTGGAGCTCGACGCCCCCGACCAGCCGGGCCCCGGCCGGGGCGTGCTCCGGTACGCCGACGGGCGCACGGTCCCGTTCCAGGGCGGCCGGGTGACCGGCCGGATCCCCCGGACGGCGACGCTGCGGCCGACGGTGGTGCCGGTGGAGTGGGAGCGGATGGGCGATCCGCCGGCCCGTCGCCCGGTCCGCGAGCTGGGCAACGGCCCGACCGACCTGGCGCTGCTGGCCAGCGCCCTGGACCGGGCCTCGCACCTGGTGTCGGCGGTCCCGGTGCTGTTCCCGCCGGCCCCCTGA